The Catenuloplanes niger genome includes a window with the following:
- a CDS encoding RNA polymerase sigma factor produces MTRFSGEGLLRDLAPQVLGVLTRRFGDFVAAEDAVQEALLAAFRQWPDEGVPANPRGWLIQVAHRRFVEQVRGADARRRREMSDFRMRAPLSEAVAESADDTLEMLFLCCHPVLSPASAVALTLRAVGGLTTAEIARAFLVPEATMAQRISRAKRSVAGGFSRPGDLSAVLQVLYLIFNEGHTGSAGPSLLRVELSTEAIRLARAVRALRPDSAEAGGLLALMLLTEARAPARTGPVGELVPLADQDRSRWDAAAIAEGIALVHEVLPRGPVGPYQVQAAIAALHDEAPSADDTDWPQILALYGVLERLTPSPVVTLNRAVAQAMVDGPAAGLATLDALADDPLLARGHRLPAARAHLLEMAGARAEAIAAYRTAAARTASVPERNYLTLRAARLAE; encoded by the coding sequence GTGACCCGCTTCTCCGGGGAGGGCCTGCTGCGCGACCTCGCGCCGCAGGTCCTCGGCGTGCTCACCCGCCGGTTCGGCGACTTCGTGGCCGCCGAGGACGCGGTGCAGGAGGCGCTGCTGGCCGCGTTCCGGCAGTGGCCGGACGAGGGGGTGCCGGCGAATCCGCGCGGGTGGCTGATCCAGGTCGCGCACCGGCGGTTCGTCGAGCAGGTCCGCGGTGCCGACGCGCGGCGCCGGCGGGAGATGTCGGATTTCCGGATGCGGGCGCCGCTGTCCGAGGCCGTCGCGGAGAGCGCGGACGACACGCTCGAGATGCTGTTCCTGTGCTGCCATCCGGTGCTGAGCCCGGCGTCCGCGGTCGCGTTGACGCTGCGCGCGGTCGGCGGGCTGACCACGGCGGAGATCGCTCGCGCGTTCCTGGTGCCGGAAGCGACGATGGCGCAGCGGATCAGCCGGGCGAAACGGTCCGTGGCCGGCGGCTTCTCCCGGCCCGGCGACCTCTCCGCCGTCCTGCAGGTGCTCTATCTGATCTTCAATGAGGGGCACACCGGCTCGGCCGGGCCGTCGCTGCTGCGGGTGGAGCTCTCCACCGAGGCGATCCGGCTGGCCCGGGCCGTGCGTGCGCTGCGCCCGGACTCCGCGGAGGCCGGCGGGCTGCTCGCGCTGATGCTGCTGACCGAGGCGCGGGCGCCGGCCCGGACCGGGCCGGTCGGCGAGCTGGTGCCGCTGGCCGACCAGGACCGGTCGCGGTGGGACGCGGCCGCGATCGCGGAGGGCATCGCGCTGGTGCACGAGGTGCTGCCGCGCGGGCCGGTCGGGCCGTACCAGGTGCAGGCCGCGATCGCCGCGCTGCACGACGAGGCGCCGTCCGCGGACGACACCGACTGGCCGCAGATCCTGGCGCTGTACGGCGTGCTGGAACGGCTGACGCCGAGCCCGGTGGTGACGCTGAACCGCGCGGTGGCGCAGGCGATGGTGGACGGGCCGGCCGCGGGACTGGCGACGCTCGACGCGCTGGCCGACGATCCGCTGCTGGCCCGCGGGCACCGGCTGCCCGCGGCCCGGGCGCATCTGCTGGAGATGGCCGGTGCCCGCGCGGAGGCGATCGCCGCCTATCGCACGGCGGCGGCGCGGACGGCCAGCGTGCCGGAGCGCAACTACCTCACGCTGCGTGCTGCCAGGCTCGCCGAATGA
- a CDS encoding glycoside hydrolase family 19 protein, which translates to MKLRVVATVLAIAGAGTAAAILPMTMASAAECASPYSASAVYWGGNTASFGGHNWRAKWWTQGEQPSAAGTGVWEDQGACGSGSGSGGSGGSGSGSGGGATTACNHPAWQAGKSYVTGNIVKYTDGKYYIAEHDNPGYDPIISTWFWEPYACTGGGTQPTPPAPTGGTNPSGFVVSEAQFNQMFPARNQFYTYAGLVQALSAYPAFAGTGSDTVRKQEAAAFLANINHETGGLVHIVEQNTANYPHYCDPAQPYGCPAGQAAYYGRGPIQLSWNFNYKAAGDALGIDLLRNPNLVQNDAAVAWKTGIWYWMTQTGPGTVTGHNAMVNGRGFGESIRSINGAIECNGGNPAQVQSRVAAYQKFAGILGVTPGANLSC; encoded by the coding sequence GTGAAGCTTCGAGTCGTCGCTACGGTACTGGCGATCGCGGGGGCGGGTACCGCCGCCGCGATCCTGCCGATGACCATGGCCTCGGCGGCCGAGTGCGCCAGCCCGTACAGCGCGTCCGCGGTGTACTGGGGCGGTAACACGGCGTCGTTCGGCGGCCACAACTGGCGGGCCAAGTGGTGGACGCAGGGTGAGCAGCCGAGCGCGGCCGGCACGGGGGTGTGGGAGGACCAGGGGGCGTGCGGCTCCGGTTCCGGCTCGGGCGGTTCGGGCGGCTCCGGTTCCGGCTCCGGTGGTGGGGCGACGACGGCCTGTAACCACCCGGCGTGGCAGGCCGGTAAGTCCTATGTGACCGGAAATATCGTGAAGTACACGGACGGTAAGTACTACATAGCCGAGCACGACAACCCGGGGTACGACCCGATCATCAGCACCTGGTTCTGGGAGCCGTACGCCTGCACCGGTGGCGGCACGCAGCCGACCCCGCCGGCGCCGACCGGTGGCACCAACCCGTCCGGGTTCGTGGTCTCCGAGGCCCAGTTCAACCAGATGTTCCCGGCGCGGAACCAGTTCTACACGTACGCCGGCCTGGTCCAGGCGCTCTCCGCGTACCCCGCGTTCGCCGGCACCGGCAGCGACACCGTGCGCAAGCAGGAGGCCGCAGCGTTCCTCGCCAACATCAACCACGAGACCGGCGGGCTGGTGCACATCGTCGAGCAGAACACGGCGAACTACCCGCACTACTGCGACCCCGCCCAGCCGTACGGGTGCCCGGCCGGCCAGGCCGCGTACTACGGTCGCGGGCCGATCCAGCTGAGCTGGAACTTCAACTACAAGGCCGCGGGTGACGCGCTCGGCATCGACCTGCTGCGCAACCCGAACCTGGTGCAGAACGACGCGGCCGTCGCCTGGAAGACCGGCATCTGGTACTGGATGACGCAGACCGGCCCCGGCACGGTGACCGGCCACAACGCGATGGTGAACGGGCGCGGCTTCGGCGAGTCGATCCGCAGCATCAACGGCGCGATCGAGTGCAACGGGGGCAACCCGGCCCAGGTGCAGAGCCGGGTCGCGGCGTACCAGAAGTTCGCCGGCATCCTCGGCGTGACACCGGGCGCGAACCTCAGCTGCTGA